A genomic segment from Malaclemys terrapin pileata isolate rMalTer1 chromosome 1, rMalTer1.hap1, whole genome shotgun sequence encodes:
- the LOC128833746 gene encoding olfactory receptor 52E2-like: protein MSDSNTTNFTNLSTFILLGIPGLEASHVWISIPFCAMYTIAIFGNFTILFIVKREPSLHEPMYYFLCMVAITDLVLSTSTVPKMLSIFWFNSREIDFSACLTQMYFLHCFLVTESGIFVAMAFDRYVAICDPLRHSIILTNPMVAKIGLAVVLRGSILVLPYILLARRWPYCRTNIIPHLYCEHMAVVKLACAEIHVSNYYSLSVVFCVFGLDLFFITVSYTQILRAIFSLPTKDARLKTFGTCGSHICAILTFYIPCLFSALTYRFGKNMALHFHVLIASIYLLMPPMLNPIIYGVRTKQIWDRLLRLFTHKGT, encoded by the coding sequence atgtcagattccaacacaaccAACTTCACCAACctctccaccttcatcctgctgggcattcctggcctggaggcatcccatgtctggatctccatccccttctgtgcAATGTACACCATAGCCATCTTCGGGAACTTCACTATTCTCTTCATTGTGAAGAGGGAGCcgagcctccatgagcccatgtactatttcctctgcatggtGGCCATCACCGACCTGGTCCTGTCCACGTCCACCgtgcccaaaatgctgagcatcttctggttcaattccagggagatcgatttcagtgcctgcctcacccagatgtacttccTTCACTGCTTCTTAGTAACGGAGTCTGGGATCTTTGTAgccatggcttttgatcgctatgtggccatctgtgatcccctgagacattccatcATACTGACAAACCCCATGGTGGCCAAGATTGGCCTGGCTGTGGTGCTGCGTGGCAGCATTCTTGTGCTCCCCTATATTCTACTTGCGAGGcggtggccatattgcagaaccaacatcataCCCCACTTGTACTGCGAGCACATGGccgtggtgaagctggcctgtgcTGAAATCCATGTCAGTAATTACTACAGCCTCTCTGTGGTATTCTGTGTATTCGGTCTGGACCTATTTTTTATTACTGTGTCCTatacccagatcctcagggccatcttcagcctccccacaaaggatgcccgTCTCAAGACTTTTGGAACCTGTGGCTCCCACATTTGTGCCATCTTAACCTTCTACATCCCATGTCTCTTCTCCGCCCTCACGTACCGGTTTGGCAAGAATATGGCCCTGCATTTCCACGTTCTCATTGCCAGCATTTACCTTCTGATGccccccatgctaaaccccatcatctacggggtgaggaccaaacagatttGGGACAGACTGCTCCGGCTCTTTACTCATAAAGGGACCTAA